A stretch of the Gymnogyps californianus isolate 813 chromosome 15, ASM1813914v2, whole genome shotgun sequence genome encodes the following:
- the NPW gene encoding LOW QUALITY PROTEIN: neuropeptide W (The sequence of the model RefSeq protein was modified relative to this genomic sequence to represent the inferred CDS: deleted 1 base in 1 codon) — MGVKSGSRRFVGARRDGEGAAVGGAWGALVLLGLMLPAAPAGAWYKHVASPRYHTVGRASGLLMGVRRSPYLWRRELPAEPPRRPGGAAPAAAPRRPRAAPPGRPRARPPPPPPPGPGRLLQRLLRRGWGWGGPRPAPARSPPGPRGAQLLPLEDMALIH, encoded by the exons ATGGGAGTGAAATCTGGGTCTCGCCGCTTCGTGGGCG CCCGGCGCGATGGCGAGGGGGCAGCTGTCGGGGGCGCCTGGGGGgccctggtgctgctggggctgatgCTGCCGGCGGCGCCGGCGGGCGCCTGGTACAAGCACGTCGCCAGCCCCCGGTACCACACGGTGGGGCGCGCCTCGGGGCTGCTCATGGGGGTCCGCCGCTCCCCTTACCTCTGGCGCCGGGAGCTGCCGGCCgagcccccccgccgccccgggggagccgcgcccgccgccgccccccgccgcccccgggccgccccgccggggagaccccgc gcccgcccaccgccgccgccgccgcccggccccggccgcctcCTGCAGCGCCTGCtccggcggggctggggctggggcggcccccgcccggcccccgcccggtCCCCGCCCGGTCCCCGCGGAGCTCAG cttCTCCCGCTTGAAGACATGGCTCTGATCCACTGA
- the ZNF598 gene encoding E3 ubiquitin-protein ligase ZNF598 isoform X2, whose amino-acid sequence MAASASGAAAGPAEGSCVLCCGELEVVALGRCDHPICYRCSVRMRALCGVRYCAVCREELGQVVFGRKLTSFSTIALNQLQHEKKYDIYFTDGDVYALYRKLLQHECSLCPDVKPFNTFADLEQHMRKQHELFCCKLCVKHLKIFTYERKWYSRKDLARHRIHGDPDDTSHRGHPLCKFCDERYLDNDELLKHLRRDHYFCHFCDSDGAQEYYSDYEYLREHFREKHFLCEEGRCSTEQFTHAFRTEIDYKAHKTACHSKNRAEARQNRQIDLQFNYAPRHQRRNEGVIGGEDYEEVDRYNRQGRSGRLGGRGSQQNRRGSWRYKRSLCGQTECFGKRRGEEEDRDVAAAVRASVAAKRQEEKKRVEDKEDSSSRGKKEDLRDSEVLSSKRVPKSSNDATAAANGALSQDDFPAIGSAAGPLQGSAQLAAVKLKEEDFPSLSSSAAPTISSGMSLTYTATAKKTAFQEEDFPALVSKMRPNNKTVTNITSAWNNGSNKNVVKAISNPCVNQIAKKTSSLNSTKGNKKSNKLSQSDDEDSGSGLTTQEIRNTPTMFDVSSLLAASTSQTFTKVSKKKKVGVEKQRPSSPHVLQETSFPRSSTEKLPEAEQAANASSALHAPDRSATVMNGHLEKSLVICSTPKEPPGLKKPTVTNKCPLPQEDFPALGSSGSARMPPPPGFNTVVLLKSPPPPPGLSVPVSKPPPGFAVIPSTNISEPVTTSLKEPKSCHGSYLIPENFQQRNIQLIQSIKEFLQSDESKFNKFKTHSGQFRQGLISAAQYYKSCRDLLGDNFKKIFNELLVLLPDTVKQQELLSAHNDFRIKEKQSSNKPKKNKKNVWQTDSNSDLDCYICPTCKQVLTQKDVVTHKALHIEDEEFPSLQAISRIIS is encoded by the exons ATGGCCGCCTCGGCCtccggcgcggcggcgggccccGCGGAGGGGTCGTGCGTGCTGTGCTGCGGAGAGCTGGAGGTGGTGGCGCTGGGCCGCTGCGACCACCCCATCTGCTACCGGTGCTCGGTGCGGATGCGGGCGCTGTGCGGCGTGCGGTACTGCGCGGTGTGCCGGGAGGAGCTGGGCCAG GTTGTCTTTGGACGGAAGCTTACGTCTTTCTCAACTATAGCACTTAACCAGTTGCAGCATGAGAAGAaatatgacatttattttaCGGATGGAGATGTTTATGCATTGTACAG gaagctgctgcagcacGAATGCTCTTTGTGTCCAGATGTGAAGCCATTCAACACCTTTGCAGATCTGGAACAGCACATGAGGAAGCAGCATGAACTCTTCTGTTGCAAACTCTGTGTTAAACACTTAAAG atttttactTATGAACGGAAGTGGTATTCTCGTAAGGACCTCGCCCGTCACCGAATCCATGGAGATCCAGATGACACCTCTCATCGTGGGCATCCCCTGTGTAAATTTTGTGACGAGCGTTATTTGGATAATGATGAGTTACTGAAACACCTAAGACGAGATCATTATTTTTGTCACTTCTGTGACTCTGACGGTGCTCAGGAATACTACAG tgatTATGAATACCTTCGTGAACACTTCCGCGAAAAGCACTTCCTTTGCGAAGAGGGACGGTGCAGCACAGAACAGTTTACCCACGCTTTCCGCACCGAAATAGATTATAAAGCGCACAAAACAGCCTGCCACAGCAAGAACAGGGCAGAGGCCAGGCAGAACCGGCAGATAGACCTTCAGTTTAACTATGCTCCTAGGCACCAGAGGAGGAATGAGG GTGTTATAGGTGGAGAGGACTATGAAGAAGTTGACAGGTATAACAGGCAAGGGAGGTCGGGCAGATTGGGCGGCCGAGGAagtcagcaaaacagaagaggcAGCTGGCGATACAAGAG ATCTCTGTGTGGCCAGACTGagtgctttggaaaaagaagagg ggaggaagaagacagagaCGTTGCAGCGGCAGTCAGGGCGTCTGTAGCAGCTAAACggcaagaggagaaaaaacgGGTAGAAGACAAAGAGGACAGCAGCAGTAGAGGTAAAAAGGAGGACTTGAGGGATTCTGAAGTGCTCAGCTCCAAACGTGTGCCAAAGTCTTCAAATGATGCTACAG cagctgctAATGGTGCTTTAAGCCAAGATGACTTTCCAGCAATTGGTTCAGCAGCGGGACCTCTGCAAGG CTCTGCCCAGCTAGCAGCGGTTAAGCTTAAAGAAGAAGATTTCCCAAGCTTGTCATCCTCTGCAGCACCCACCATCTCTTCTGGGATGTCTTTGACGTATACAGCgactgcaaagaaaacagctttccaaGAGGAGGATTTTCCAGCTCTGGTGTCCAAAATGAGGCCTAACAATAAAACAGTAACTAACATCACATCTGCATGGAACAATGGTTCCAATAAAAATGTGGTCAAAGCCATCAGCAACCCCTGTGTAAACCAGATAGCCAAAAAAACATCCTCCTTGAATAGCACTAAAGGAAATAAGAAGAGCAATAAACTCTCTCAGTCAGACGATGAAGACAGCGGTAGTGGCTTGACAACCCAGGAGATCAGAAACACGCCGACAATGTTTGATGTATCGTCCTTGCTGGCAGCTTCTACCTCACAAACTTTTACGAAAGtgagcaagaaaaagaaggtggGGGTTGAGAAGCAGAGACCGTCGTCCCCACACGTGTTACAGGAGACGTCGTTTCCCAGGTCATCGACTGAAAAGCTGCCAGAAGCCGAGCAGGCAGCAAACGCATCCTCTGCTCTTCACGCCCCTGACAGATCCGCAACTGTCATGAATGGTCATTTGGAAAAATCGTTAGTGATCTGTAGTACACCCAAAGAGCCCCCTGGCCTTAAAAAGCCCACAGTGACTAACAAATGCCCTTTACCTCAGGAAGACTTCCCAGCTCTTGGGAGCTCAGGATCAGCTAGAATGCCCCCGCCACCAG GCTTTAACACTGTGGTGCTATTAAAGAGTCCTCCTCCGCCTCCGGGACTGTCGGTGCCTGTTAGTAAACCCCCTCCAGGTTTTGCTGTTATTCCATCCACCAATATCTCTGAACCTGTCACTACATCTTTGAAAGA GCCAAAATCCTGTCACGGATCGTACTTGATACCGGAAAACTTTCAGCAAAGGAATATTCAGCTAATACAATCTATTAAAGAATTTCTTCAAAGCGATGAGTCCAAGTTCAATAAATTTAAAACTCATTCTGGGCAATTCAGACAG GGTctgatttctgcagcacagTATTACAAAAGTTGCCGAGACCTGCTTGGAGATAACTTCAAGAAAATTTTTAACGAGTTGTTGGTGTTGTTGCCGGACACAGTTAAGCAACAAGAACTGCTTTCTGCTCACAACGATTTCagaatcaaagaaaaacaaagctcaaacaaacccaaaaagaacaaaaagaatgTTTGGCAGACGGACTCCAACTCTGATCTCGACTGCTATATCTGCCCAACGTGTAAGCAAGTACTAACTCAGAAGGACGTTGTCACCCATAAAGCTTTGCATATTGAGGATGAGGAGTTCCCTTCCTTACAAGCGATCAGCAGAATCATCAGTTAG
- the ZNF598 gene encoding E3 ubiquitin-protein ligase ZNF598 isoform X3, whose product MAASASGAAAGPAEGSCVLCCGELEVVALGRCDHPICYRCSVRMRALCGVRYCAVCREELGQVVFGRKLTSFSTIALNQLQHEKKYDIYFTDGDVYALYRKLLQHECSLCPDVKPFNTFADLEQHMRKQHELFCCKLCVKHLKIFTYERKWYSRKDLARHRIHGDPDDTSHRGHPLCKFCDERYLDNDELLKHLRRDHYFCHFCDSDGAQEYYSDYEYLREHFREKHFLCEEGRCSTEQFTHAFRTEIDYKAHKTACHSKNRAEARQNRQIDLQFNYAPRHQRRNEGVIGGEDYEEVDRYNRQGRSGRLGGRGSQQNRRGSWRYKREEEDRDVAAAVRASVAAKRQEEKKRVEDKEDSSSRGKKEDLRDSEVLSSKRVPKSSNDATEAAANGALSQDDFPAIGSAAGPLQGSAQLAAVKLKEEDFPSLSSSAAPTISSGMSLTYTATAKKTAFQEEDFPALVSKMRPNNKTVTNITSAWNNGSNKNVVKAISNPCVNQIAKKTSSLNSTKGNKKSNKLSQSDDEDSGSGLTTQEIRNTPTMFDVSSLLAASTSQTFTKVSKKKKVGVEKQRPSSPHVLQETSFPRSSTEKLPEAEQAANASSALHAPDRSATVMNGHLEKSLVICSTPKEPPGLKKPTVTNKCPLPQEDFPALGSSGSARMPPPPGFNTVVLLKSPPPPPGLSVPVSKPPPGFAVIPSTNISEPVTTSLKEPKSCHGSYLIPENFQQRNIQLIQSIKEFLQSDESKFNKFKTHSGQFRQGLISAAQYYKSCRDLLGDNFKKIFNELLVLLPDTVKQQELLSAHNDFRIKEKQSSNKPKKNKKNVWQTDSNSDLDCYICPTCKQVLTQKDVVTHKALHIEDEEFPSLQAISRIIS is encoded by the exons ATGGCCGCCTCGGCCtccggcgcggcggcgggccccGCGGAGGGGTCGTGCGTGCTGTGCTGCGGAGAGCTGGAGGTGGTGGCGCTGGGCCGCTGCGACCACCCCATCTGCTACCGGTGCTCGGTGCGGATGCGGGCGCTGTGCGGCGTGCGGTACTGCGCGGTGTGCCGGGAGGAGCTGGGCCAG GTTGTCTTTGGACGGAAGCTTACGTCTTTCTCAACTATAGCACTTAACCAGTTGCAGCATGAGAAGAaatatgacatttattttaCGGATGGAGATGTTTATGCATTGTACAG gaagctgctgcagcacGAATGCTCTTTGTGTCCAGATGTGAAGCCATTCAACACCTTTGCAGATCTGGAACAGCACATGAGGAAGCAGCATGAACTCTTCTGTTGCAAACTCTGTGTTAAACACTTAAAG atttttactTATGAACGGAAGTGGTATTCTCGTAAGGACCTCGCCCGTCACCGAATCCATGGAGATCCAGATGACACCTCTCATCGTGGGCATCCCCTGTGTAAATTTTGTGACGAGCGTTATTTGGATAATGATGAGTTACTGAAACACCTAAGACGAGATCATTATTTTTGTCACTTCTGTGACTCTGACGGTGCTCAGGAATACTACAG tgatTATGAATACCTTCGTGAACACTTCCGCGAAAAGCACTTCCTTTGCGAAGAGGGACGGTGCAGCACAGAACAGTTTACCCACGCTTTCCGCACCGAAATAGATTATAAAGCGCACAAAACAGCCTGCCACAGCAAGAACAGGGCAGAGGCCAGGCAGAACCGGCAGATAGACCTTCAGTTTAACTATGCTCCTAGGCACCAGAGGAGGAATGAGG GTGTTATAGGTGGAGAGGACTATGAAGAAGTTGACAGGTATAACAGGCAAGGGAGGTCGGGCAGATTGGGCGGCCGAGGAagtcagcaaaacagaagaggcAGCTGGCGATACAAGAG ggaggaagaagacagagaCGTTGCAGCGGCAGTCAGGGCGTCTGTAGCAGCTAAACggcaagaggagaaaaaacgGGTAGAAGACAAAGAGGACAGCAGCAGTAGAGGTAAAAAGGAGGACTTGAGGGATTCTGAAGTGCTCAGCTCCAAACGTGTGCCAAAGTCTTCAAATGATGCTACAG aagcagctgctAATGGTGCTTTAAGCCAAGATGACTTTCCAGCAATTGGTTCAGCAGCGGGACCTCTGCAAGG CTCTGCCCAGCTAGCAGCGGTTAAGCTTAAAGAAGAAGATTTCCCAAGCTTGTCATCCTCTGCAGCACCCACCATCTCTTCTGGGATGTCTTTGACGTATACAGCgactgcaaagaaaacagctttccaaGAGGAGGATTTTCCAGCTCTGGTGTCCAAAATGAGGCCTAACAATAAAACAGTAACTAACATCACATCTGCATGGAACAATGGTTCCAATAAAAATGTGGTCAAAGCCATCAGCAACCCCTGTGTAAACCAGATAGCCAAAAAAACATCCTCCTTGAATAGCACTAAAGGAAATAAGAAGAGCAATAAACTCTCTCAGTCAGACGATGAAGACAGCGGTAGTGGCTTGACAACCCAGGAGATCAGAAACACGCCGACAATGTTTGATGTATCGTCCTTGCTGGCAGCTTCTACCTCACAAACTTTTACGAAAGtgagcaagaaaaagaaggtggGGGTTGAGAAGCAGAGACCGTCGTCCCCACACGTGTTACAGGAGACGTCGTTTCCCAGGTCATCGACTGAAAAGCTGCCAGAAGCCGAGCAGGCAGCAAACGCATCCTCTGCTCTTCACGCCCCTGACAGATCCGCAACTGTCATGAATGGTCATTTGGAAAAATCGTTAGTGATCTGTAGTACACCCAAAGAGCCCCCTGGCCTTAAAAAGCCCACAGTGACTAACAAATGCCCTTTACCTCAGGAAGACTTCCCAGCTCTTGGGAGCTCAGGATCAGCTAGAATGCCCCCGCCACCAG GCTTTAACACTGTGGTGCTATTAAAGAGTCCTCCTCCGCCTCCGGGACTGTCGGTGCCTGTTAGTAAACCCCCTCCAGGTTTTGCTGTTATTCCATCCACCAATATCTCTGAACCTGTCACTACATCTTTGAAAGA GCCAAAATCCTGTCACGGATCGTACTTGATACCGGAAAACTTTCAGCAAAGGAATATTCAGCTAATACAATCTATTAAAGAATTTCTTCAAAGCGATGAGTCCAAGTTCAATAAATTTAAAACTCATTCTGGGCAATTCAGACAG GGTctgatttctgcagcacagTATTACAAAAGTTGCCGAGACCTGCTTGGAGATAACTTCAAGAAAATTTTTAACGAGTTGTTGGTGTTGTTGCCGGACACAGTTAAGCAACAAGAACTGCTTTCTGCTCACAACGATTTCagaatcaaagaaaaacaaagctcaaacaaacccaaaaagaacaaaaagaatgTTTGGCAGACGGACTCCAACTCTGATCTCGACTGCTATATCTGCCCAACGTGTAAGCAAGTACTAACTCAGAAGGACGTTGTCACCCATAAAGCTTTGCATATTGAGGATGAGGAGTTCCCTTCCTTACAAGCGATCAGCAGAATCATCAGTTAG
- the ZNF598 gene encoding E3 ubiquitin-protein ligase ZNF598 isoform X1, with the protein MAASASGAAAGPAEGSCVLCCGELEVVALGRCDHPICYRCSVRMRALCGVRYCAVCREELGQVVFGRKLTSFSTIALNQLQHEKKYDIYFTDGDVYALYRKLLQHECSLCPDVKPFNTFADLEQHMRKQHELFCCKLCVKHLKIFTYERKWYSRKDLARHRIHGDPDDTSHRGHPLCKFCDERYLDNDELLKHLRRDHYFCHFCDSDGAQEYYSDYEYLREHFREKHFLCEEGRCSTEQFTHAFRTEIDYKAHKTACHSKNRAEARQNRQIDLQFNYAPRHQRRNEGVIGGEDYEEVDRYNRQGRSGRLGGRGSQQNRRGSWRYKRSLCGQTECFGKRRGEEEDRDVAAAVRASVAAKRQEEKKRVEDKEDSSSRGKKEDLRDSEVLSSKRVPKSSNDATEAAANGALSQDDFPAIGSAAGPLQGSAQLAAVKLKEEDFPSLSSSAAPTISSGMSLTYTATAKKTAFQEEDFPALVSKMRPNNKTVTNITSAWNNGSNKNVVKAISNPCVNQIAKKTSSLNSTKGNKKSNKLSQSDDEDSGSGLTTQEIRNTPTMFDVSSLLAASTSQTFTKVSKKKKVGVEKQRPSSPHVLQETSFPRSSTEKLPEAEQAANASSALHAPDRSATVMNGHLEKSLVICSTPKEPPGLKKPTVTNKCPLPQEDFPALGSSGSARMPPPPGFNTVVLLKSPPPPPGLSVPVSKPPPGFAVIPSTNISEPVTTSLKEPKSCHGSYLIPENFQQRNIQLIQSIKEFLQSDESKFNKFKTHSGQFRQGLISAAQYYKSCRDLLGDNFKKIFNELLVLLPDTVKQQELLSAHNDFRIKEKQSSNKPKKNKKNVWQTDSNSDLDCYICPTCKQVLTQKDVVTHKALHIEDEEFPSLQAISRIIS; encoded by the exons ATGGCCGCCTCGGCCtccggcgcggcggcgggccccGCGGAGGGGTCGTGCGTGCTGTGCTGCGGAGAGCTGGAGGTGGTGGCGCTGGGCCGCTGCGACCACCCCATCTGCTACCGGTGCTCGGTGCGGATGCGGGCGCTGTGCGGCGTGCGGTACTGCGCGGTGTGCCGGGAGGAGCTGGGCCAG GTTGTCTTTGGACGGAAGCTTACGTCTTTCTCAACTATAGCACTTAACCAGTTGCAGCATGAGAAGAaatatgacatttattttaCGGATGGAGATGTTTATGCATTGTACAG gaagctgctgcagcacGAATGCTCTTTGTGTCCAGATGTGAAGCCATTCAACACCTTTGCAGATCTGGAACAGCACATGAGGAAGCAGCATGAACTCTTCTGTTGCAAACTCTGTGTTAAACACTTAAAG atttttactTATGAACGGAAGTGGTATTCTCGTAAGGACCTCGCCCGTCACCGAATCCATGGAGATCCAGATGACACCTCTCATCGTGGGCATCCCCTGTGTAAATTTTGTGACGAGCGTTATTTGGATAATGATGAGTTACTGAAACACCTAAGACGAGATCATTATTTTTGTCACTTCTGTGACTCTGACGGTGCTCAGGAATACTACAG tgatTATGAATACCTTCGTGAACACTTCCGCGAAAAGCACTTCCTTTGCGAAGAGGGACGGTGCAGCACAGAACAGTTTACCCACGCTTTCCGCACCGAAATAGATTATAAAGCGCACAAAACAGCCTGCCACAGCAAGAACAGGGCAGAGGCCAGGCAGAACCGGCAGATAGACCTTCAGTTTAACTATGCTCCTAGGCACCAGAGGAGGAATGAGG GTGTTATAGGTGGAGAGGACTATGAAGAAGTTGACAGGTATAACAGGCAAGGGAGGTCGGGCAGATTGGGCGGCCGAGGAagtcagcaaaacagaagaggcAGCTGGCGATACAAGAG ATCTCTGTGTGGCCAGACTGagtgctttggaaaaagaagagg ggaggaagaagacagagaCGTTGCAGCGGCAGTCAGGGCGTCTGTAGCAGCTAAACggcaagaggagaaaaaacgGGTAGAAGACAAAGAGGACAGCAGCAGTAGAGGTAAAAAGGAGGACTTGAGGGATTCTGAAGTGCTCAGCTCCAAACGTGTGCCAAAGTCTTCAAATGATGCTACAG aagcagctgctAATGGTGCTTTAAGCCAAGATGACTTTCCAGCAATTGGTTCAGCAGCGGGACCTCTGCAAGG CTCTGCCCAGCTAGCAGCGGTTAAGCTTAAAGAAGAAGATTTCCCAAGCTTGTCATCCTCTGCAGCACCCACCATCTCTTCTGGGATGTCTTTGACGTATACAGCgactgcaaagaaaacagctttccaaGAGGAGGATTTTCCAGCTCTGGTGTCCAAAATGAGGCCTAACAATAAAACAGTAACTAACATCACATCTGCATGGAACAATGGTTCCAATAAAAATGTGGTCAAAGCCATCAGCAACCCCTGTGTAAACCAGATAGCCAAAAAAACATCCTCCTTGAATAGCACTAAAGGAAATAAGAAGAGCAATAAACTCTCTCAGTCAGACGATGAAGACAGCGGTAGTGGCTTGACAACCCAGGAGATCAGAAACACGCCGACAATGTTTGATGTATCGTCCTTGCTGGCAGCTTCTACCTCACAAACTTTTACGAAAGtgagcaagaaaaagaaggtggGGGTTGAGAAGCAGAGACCGTCGTCCCCACACGTGTTACAGGAGACGTCGTTTCCCAGGTCATCGACTGAAAAGCTGCCAGAAGCCGAGCAGGCAGCAAACGCATCCTCTGCTCTTCACGCCCCTGACAGATCCGCAACTGTCATGAATGGTCATTTGGAAAAATCGTTAGTGATCTGTAGTACACCCAAAGAGCCCCCTGGCCTTAAAAAGCCCACAGTGACTAACAAATGCCCTTTACCTCAGGAAGACTTCCCAGCTCTTGGGAGCTCAGGATCAGCTAGAATGCCCCCGCCACCAG GCTTTAACACTGTGGTGCTATTAAAGAGTCCTCCTCCGCCTCCGGGACTGTCGGTGCCTGTTAGTAAACCCCCTCCAGGTTTTGCTGTTATTCCATCCACCAATATCTCTGAACCTGTCACTACATCTTTGAAAGA GCCAAAATCCTGTCACGGATCGTACTTGATACCGGAAAACTTTCAGCAAAGGAATATTCAGCTAATACAATCTATTAAAGAATTTCTTCAAAGCGATGAGTCCAAGTTCAATAAATTTAAAACTCATTCTGGGCAATTCAGACAG GGTctgatttctgcagcacagTATTACAAAAGTTGCCGAGACCTGCTTGGAGATAACTTCAAGAAAATTTTTAACGAGTTGTTGGTGTTGTTGCCGGACACAGTTAAGCAACAAGAACTGCTTTCTGCTCACAACGATTTCagaatcaaagaaaaacaaagctcaaacaaacccaaaaagaacaaaaagaatgTTTGGCAGACGGACTCCAACTCTGATCTCGACTGCTATATCTGCCCAACGTGTAAGCAAGTACTAACTCAGAAGGACGTTGTCACCCATAAAGCTTTGCATATTGAGGATGAGGAGTTCCCTTCCTTACAAGCGATCAGCAGAATCATCAGTTAG